One region of Equus caballus isolate H_3958 breed thoroughbred chromosome 23, TB-T2T, whole genome shotgun sequence genomic DNA includes:
- the KCNV2 gene encoding potassium voltage-gated channel subfamily V member 2, which produces MLKQSERRRSWSYKPWNTTESQDASQAGGSQHRRSICSVGGRSGSQASIPAWTEGNYNYYIEEDEDGEEEDELKDDLPEADQQPEAATTAQSEGCPDSPAVSSTLKVNVGGLSYRLDYTELACYPKTRLGRLATSTSRSRQLALCDDYEAQTDEYFFDRDPAVFQLVYNFYLSGVLMVRDELCPRSFLEELGYWGVRLKYTPRCCRICFEERRDELSEQLKIQRELRAQAQAEEAEELFRDMRFYGPQRRCLWNLLEKPFSSVAAKVIGVASSLFVLVSVVALALNTVEEMHQHTEQGAGGSDPRPILEHVEMLCIAFFTLEFLLRLASTPDLRRFARSALNLVDLVAILPLYLQLLLECFTSEDQQHGKGSPLEHDLETVGRVGKVGQVLRIMRLMRILRILKLARHSTGLRAFGFTLRQCYQQVGCLLLFITMGIFAFSAAAYSVEHDMPGTNFTSIPHAWWWAAVSISTVGYGDMYPETHLGRLFAFLCIAFGIILNGMPISILYNKFSDYYSKLKAYEYTAIRKERGKVDFVQRARKKMAECLAGSNPQPTSRREN; this is translated from the exons ATGCTGAAACAGAGCGAGAGGAGGCGGTCTTGGAGCTACAAGCCCTGGAATACTACGGAGAGCCAGGACGCGTCCCAGGCAGGGGGCAGCCAACACCGCAGGAGCATCTGCTCCGTGGGAGGCCGTTCCGGCTCCCAGGCCAGCATCCCAGCCTGGACCGAGGGCAACTACAACTACTACATCGAGGAGGACgaggatggggaagaggaggatgagTTGAAGGACGACCTGCCCGAGGCGGACCAGCAGCCAGAGGCGGCCACCACCGCCCAGTCCGAAGGCTGCCCGGACTCTCCGGCCGTGTCGTCCACGCTGAAAGTGAACGTAGGTGGCCTCAGCTACCGCCTGGACTACACTGAGCTGGCCTGCTACCCCAAGACGCGCCTGGGCCGCCTGGCCACCTCCACCAGCCGCAGCCGCCAGCTGGCCCTGTGTGATGACTACGAGGCGCAGACAGACGAGTACTTCTTCGACCGCGACCCAGCCGTGTTCCAGCTCGTTTACAACTTCTACTTGTCAGGCGTGCTAATGGTGCGCGACGAGCTGTGCCCGCgcagcttcctggaggagctgggctACTGGGGCGTGCGACTCAAGTACACGCCGCGCTGCTGCCGCATCTGCTTCGAGGAGCGGCGCGACGAGCTCAGCGAGCAGCTCAAGATCCAGCGCGAGCTGCGCGCCCAGGCGCAGGCTGAGGAGGCCGAGGAGCTCTTCCGAGACATGCGCTTCTACGGACCGCAGCGGCGCTGCCTCTGGAACCTTCTGGAGAAGCCCTTCTCGTCAGTGGCCGCCAAGGTCATCGGGGTGGCCTCCAGCCTCTTCGTGCTTGTCTCCGTCGTAGCGCTGGCGCTCAACACGGTGGAGGAGATGCATCAACACACGGAGCAGGGAGCGGGCGGCAGCGACCCGAGGCCCATCCTGGAGCACGTGGAGATGCTGTGCATCGCCTTCTTCACGCTGGAGTTCCTGCTGCGCCTCGCCTCCACGCCCGACCTGCGGCGCTTTGCGCGCAGCGCCCTCAACCTGGTGGACCTCGTGGCCATCCTGCCGCTCTACCTGCAGCTGCTGCTTGAGTGCTTCACCAGCGAAGACCAACAGCACGGAAAGGGCTCACCTCTGGAGCACGACCTGGAGACCGTGGGCCGCGTGGGCAAGGTGGGCCAGGTCCTGCGCATCATGCGCCTCATGCGCATCCTCCGTATCCTCAAGCTAGCGCGCCACTCCACCGGGCTGCGCGCCTTCGGCTTCACGCTGCGCCAGTGCTACCAGCAGGTGGGCTGCCTGCTGCTCTTCATCACCATGGGCATCTTCGCCTTCTCCGCGGCTGCCTACTCCGTGGAGCACGACATGCCCGGCACCAACTTCACCAGCATCCCCCACGCCTGGTGGTGGGCAGCG GTGAGCATCTCCACTGTGGGCTATGGAGACATGTACCCAGAGACCCACCTAGGCAGGCTTTTTGCCTTCCTCTGCATTGCTTTTGGGATCATCCTCAACGGGATGCCCATTTCCATCCTCTACAACAAGTTCTCCGATTACTACAGCAAGCTCAAGGCTTATGAGTACACCGCCATCcgaaaggaaaggggaaaggtGGACTTCGTGCAGAGAGCCAGAAAGAAGATGGCTGAGTGTTTGGCTGGAAGCAACCCCCAGCCCACCTCAAGGCGAGAGAATTAA